Proteins from a single region of Vigna radiata var. radiata cultivar VC1973A unplaced genomic scaffold, Vradiata_ver6 scaffold_292, whole genome shotgun sequence:
- the LOC106778992 gene encoding dehydration-responsive element-binding protein 2E-like encodes MAGAEATKYGSTTSPTTTATTNMATRSSKPATMIRRFIGVRQRPSGRWVAEIKDSSQHVRLWLGTYDTPEEAARAYDEAARALRGENARTNFAPMNQATGQSGSNLLTGDGKHGLSFASLKAKLSKNLQNIMARASDHNKSSKSRVSDHFTFASIFHRRSYQIPEGDMRNIEKVVQPSIIVPPVEGAVDYASAATWESASTVSDCSSEWVGFGKLGLDLPDGSDIGEFSVGDQGFLEQLMGWVESPDVTDQSECSRSKRFKVSSSVLVPPTFTASPYDCGSPYSGYASPYSGYASPYNGYSSPYNGYASPYNGCASPCNGCASPYYNKK; translated from the coding sequence atGGCAGGAGCTGAAGCTACAAAATATGGTTCTACTACAAGTCCTACAACCACTGCTACCACCAACATGGCCACCAGATCGAGCAAGCCAGCAACCATGATCAGAAGATTCATTGGGGTGAGGCAAAGACCCTCAGGAAGGTGGGTAGCTGAGATCAAAGACTCTTCTCAGCACGTGAGGTTGTGGCTTGGAACCTATGACACCCCAGAGGAAGCTGCAAGGGCCTATGATGAAGCTGCAAGAGCCCTGAGAGGTGAAAATGCCAGAACCAACTTTGCTCCAATGAACCAAGCCACAGGGCAATCAGGGTCTAACCTTTTAACTGGTGATGGGAAGCATGGTTTGAGCTTTGCTTCCTTGAAAGCCAAGTTGAGCAAGAATCTTCAGAACATCATGGCTAGGGCAAGTGATCACAACAAGTCCTCCAAGAGTCGGGTGAGTGACCACTTCACCTTTGCCAGCATCTTCCACCGCAGGAGCTACCAAATCCCTGAAGGGGACATGAGGAACATTGAGAAAGTGGTGCAGCCTAGCATTATTGTACCACCTGTGGAAGGTGCTGTTGATTATGCTTCAGCTGCTACCTGGGAAAGTGCTTCCACTGTCTCTGATTGCAGCTCTGAGTGGGTCGGATTCGGTAAACTCGGGTTGGATCTGCCAGACGGGTCGGATATTGGAGAGTTCAGTGTTGGTGATCAAGGGTTCTTGGAGCAGTTGATGGGGTGGGTTGAAAGCCCTGATGTTACTGATCAAAGTGAGTGTTCAAGGAGTAAGAGGTTCAAGGTATCTTCTTCAGTGCTTGTACCTCCAACTTTTACTGCTTCTCCTTATGACTGTGGATCCCCTTATAGCGGTTATGCCTCCCCTTATAGCGGTTATGCCTCCCCTTATAACGGTTATTCTTCGCCCTATAACGGTTATGCTTCTCCCTATAACGGTTGTGCCTCCCCTTGTAATGGTTGTGCTTCGCCCTATTACAACAAGAAGTGA
- the LOC106778993 gene encoding protein MAIN-LIKE 1-like, producing MARTRGGSSYRGESSSQGERWRLTVSARRRRGAVEFDVHVEDAVEDHAFVEHDIEQEEDHEDVAEGGFPGGPLDTSILTHYIHHVTYAIWQGRERDEIKLISHGKKLNRLGSCHEGIRDIVNGSGLMSLVGISYDYVDRGLLLAFVERFHFETNSFHLLVGEMTVTLDDVSSLLHLPMLGQLCDLEDVDFEESRRAIMELLGMDGRRAGAELHAAHGAKVRLSWLRDIYAKHCEQQQWEYAAWAYLLHLVGCNIFADKNGTSIRVSYLLLFRDIHACGRYAWGVVALAHMYEQVEDVILASTRQMAGYLTLLQSWIYEHFPTLGRRHLLSSYMEDRPRAAKWESPRQGSTLLEVRIGETLCQHLPERVLRQFGFQQSIPRDPPVVADANILTTNDAWLDYHDHVVRGVFIGRFPSDCVDGHLPWFRMISHPYIIPIADDDRPSLAPKLRRDIYDEGVVRTFARRLQQMFSCREIPEGTVGYSHARELLELVESTIEEYSPTRIAARNVRDRHVHGRRSTSN from the exons ATGGCTCGTACTCGAGGAGGTTCATCATATCGTGGAGAGAGTTCCTCACAGGGTGAGAGGTGGAGACTTACTGTTTCTGCTCGCAGAAGACGTGGAGCAGTTGAGTTTGATGTTCATGTTGAGGATGCAGTTGAGGATCATGCATTTGTGGAGCATGATATTGAGCAGGAGGAGGATCATGAGGATGTTGCTGAAGGTGGATTTCCTGGAGGTCCATTAGACACTTCAATATTGACACATTACATTCACCATGTTACTTATGCGATATGGCAGGGTCGG gAACGGGATGAGATCAAGTTGATCTCCCATGGGAAGAAGTTAAACAGATTAGGATCCTGCCACGAGGGCATTAGAGACATCGTTAATGGTTCTGGTCTGATGTCTCTGGTGGGCATCTCCTATGACTATGTCGATAGGGGTCTACTGCTGGCATTTGTAGAGAGATTTCATTTTGAGACCAACAGTTTCCATCTCCTCGTGGGTGAGATGACTGTGACTTTAGATGATGTGTCATCATTGCTGCACCTCCCAATGTTAGGCCAATTATGTGATCTGGAGGATGTAGATTTTGAAGAAAGTAGACGCGCCATTATGGAGCTTTTAGGCATGGATGGTAGGAGAGCTGGTGCTGAGTTACATGCAGCTCACGGTGCAAAGGTCAGATTGAGTTGGCTTCGAGACATCTACGCTAAGCACTGTGAGCAGCAGCAGTGGGAGTACGCTGCCTGGGCATACTTGTTGCATCTAGTTGGATGCAATATATTTGCTGATAAGAATGGCACATCCATTCGCGTGTCTTATCTTTTGCTCTTTAGAGACATACATGCATGTGGTCGATATGCCTGGGGTGTTGTTGCACTAGCACATATGTATGAGCAGGTAGAAGATGTTATCTTGGCTTCAACTAGACAGATGGCAGGTTATTTGACTCTATTACAG AGTTGGATATATGAGCACTTCCCTACGTTGGGAAGAAGGCATCTGTTGTCTTCGTACATGGAAGACAGACCGCGTGCTGCGAAGTGGGAGTCACCGAGGCAGGGTTCCACCCTTTTAGAGGTCAGG ATTGGTGAGACGTTGTGTCAACATTTGCCTGAGCGTGTTTTGAGGCAGTTTGGGTTTCAGCAGTCTATCCCTCGAGACCCACCCGTTGTTGCAGATGCGAACATACTGACCACCAATGATGCCTGGTTAGACTATCATGATCACGTGGTTAGGGGTGTGTTCATTGGCAGATTCCCATCTGATTGCGTTGATGGTCACCTTCCTTGGTTTAGGATGATATCTCATCCTTACATTATTCCTATTGCCGATGACGACCGACCGAGTCTTGCTCCCAAACTCCGACGTGACATTTATGATGAA GGTGTAGTGAGGACATTTGCAAGAAGGTTACAACAAATGTTCTCTTGCAGGGAGATTCCCGAAGGGACAGTAGGATACAGTCATGCACGAGAGCTACTGGAGTTAGTTGAATCAACCATTGAAGAGTATTCACCGACTAGGATAGCTGCTAGGAATGTTCGTGACAGACATGTTCATGGAAGACGGTCTACTTCAAATTGA
- the LOC106778994 gene encoding uncharacterized protein LOC106778994, with product MGDLCSCWDATHNLIMLQHNKIKASFENSLNIMSEAYKDISCKRLLGRVSRYALGLIAEELERLNVIGLDKARCGCILRRTYRVPYACELACYAPGVIPLGEFHVMWTRLSISDIVSNESQPKLSIQRELAMVGEKFKEVQIGGKVMIKEKLLDIVCPEMTSMIPPLDKVKTKGAQKKKLQRTERSKKRDPSYFEHVDTFHSTIESSSTKKKLQLKDKTMQRRRVPMINKFHPIFQPYILNVVDVVVDGHCGYRCIVASLGLSEDSWPIIQNDLYKELSQWRDEYATLVGGYDRVEELKRSLLVDLRSAVNATKWMTIPDIGDYTQVELQDGSPLPMIDVICSNHCYPEARMWSYLYTNRMQAFSEL from the exons ATGGGAGATCTTTGTTCTTGCTGGGATGCCACTCATAATCTCATTATGTTgcaacataataagatcaaagcGTCGTTCGAAAACAGTCTCAATATTATGAGTGAAGCTTATAAAGACATAAGTTGCAAAAGACTTCTTGGACGAGTATCCAGATATGCTTTAGGACTAATAGCTGAAGAATTAGAACGATTAAATGTTATAGGACTCGATAAGGCAAGATGTGGATGCATACTTAGACGGACCTACAGAGTCCCCTATGCTTGTGAATTAGCATGTTATGCCCCTGGTGTCATTCCTTTGGGTGAATTTCATGTGATGTGGACAAGATTGTCTATTTCAGAtattgtatcaaatgaatcgCAGCCAAAGTTATCCATACAACGTGAGCTTGCTATGGTTGGAGAAAAATTTAAGGAGGTTCAGATTGGAGGTAAAGTGATGATTAAAGAAAAGTTACTTGACATTGTTTGTCCTGAAATGACATCTATGATACCTCCATTGGATAAAGTTAAGACAAAGGgtgcacaaaagaaaaaacttcaGAGAACAGAGAGGTCTAAAAAGCGTGATCCCTCATATTTTGAGCATGTTGACACATTTCACTCAACAATTGAATCTTCGTCTACGAAAAAGAAATTGCAACTTAAGGACAAAACTATGCAACGAAGGAGAGTACCTATGATAAACAAGTTTCATCCTATTTTTCAACCATATATACTCAATGTTGTTGATGTCGTTGTTGATGGTCACTGTGGCTATAGATGCATTGTTGCGTCATTGGGGCTCAGCGAAGATTCTTGGCCCATTATACAGAATGATCTTTATAAAGAACTGAGTCAGTGGCGTGATGAATATGCAACACTAGTGGGAGGCTATGATCGAGTAGAAGAGCTAAAGAGGTCTTTGTTGGTGGACCTACGATCAGCG gTTAATGCAACCAAGTGGATGACCATACCAGACATTGG GGATTATACACAGGTTGAACTACAAGATGGTTCTCCTTTGCCTATGATAGATGTGATATGCTCAAATCATTGTTATCCAGAGGCGCGAATGTGGTCATATTTGTATACAAATAGGATGCAAGCATTTTCAGAGTTGTAG
- the LOC106778995 gene encoding probable xyloglucan endotransglucosylase/hydrolase protein, with protein MADALPLSHATQPLKQITIDYTPEACSHCSISDTITLTYDIRGGARWRTPTRFHSGTFSALIQCPGGDTNGLNFNLYLSSQEGDKSQDEIDFEFLGRDRTLVQTNFFCGGAGNNERIHHLGFDASEGFHEYAIEWGSDAIEWRVDGEVVRRDERKEGKAFPEKAMFLYASIWDASGIAGGKWCGKYSGADEPYVCVYKNIHVPVATAVDDE; from the coding sequence ATGGCGGATGCACTTCCGCTCTCTCATGCCACCCAACCATTGAAGCAAATCACCATCGACTACACTCCCGAGGCCTGTTCTCACTGTTCCATCTCCGACACCATCACCCTCACCTACGACATCCGCGGCGGCGCGCGGTGGCGCACGCCCACGCGCTTCCACTCCGGCACCTTCTCTGCTCTCATCCAGTGCCCCGGCGGCGACACCAACGGTCTCAACTTCAACCTCTACCTCTCCTCCCAGGAGGGCGACAAGTCCCAGGACGAGATCGACTTCGAGTTTCTGGGCCGCGACAGGACCCTCGTACAAACAAACTTCTTCTGTGGGGGCGCGGGGAACAACGAAAGGATCCACCATCTGGGGTTCGATGCCTCCGAGGGGTTCCACGAGTACGCCATTGAGTGGGGGAGCGACGCGATCGAGTGGCGCGTGGATGGAGAGGTGGTTAGGAGGGATGAGAGGAAGGAGGGAAAAGCTTTCCCTGAGAAAGCTATGTTTTTGTACGCTTCGATTTGGGACGCTAGTGGGATCGCCGGAGGGAAGTGGTGTGGGAAGTACTCTGGAGCTGATGAGccttatgtttgtgtttataaGAACATTCATGTTCCTGTTGCCACTGCTGTTGATGATGAGTGA
- the LOC106779003 gene encoding RING-H2 finger protein ATL38, with protein MGIDTNLVTTIIGFALSATFIVFVCTRIICGRLHERVGVPTVYEIEPRTDIERSEFHGNEPEPAFVAAIPTLSFNHEAFVSTGSTQCVICLAEYKEKEVLRIIPKCGHTFHLSCIDMWLRKQSTCPVCRLSLQNASESKHVRHVTFTIRHSLDESSDISERNIDSERQV; from the exons ATGGGTATTGATACCAATTTGGTGACTACTATCATTGGGTTTGCGTTGAGTGCAACTTTCATTGTCTTCGTTTGCACAAGAATAATTTGTGGAAGACTACACGAACGTGTTGGAGTACCAACAGTATATGAAATCGAACCAAGAACAGACATAGAACGG TCAGAATTTCATGGTAATGAGCCTGAACCTGCTTTTGTTGCTGCAATCCCCACTTTGAGTTTCAACCATGAAGCCTTCGTTTCAACGGGAAGCACACA GTGTGTGATATGTTTGGCagagtacaaagaaaaagaagtattgCGCATCATACCAAAATGTGGCCACACTTTTCACCTTTCTTGCATTGATATGTGGCTGAGAAAACAATCAACTTGTCCAGTGTGTCGTTTGTCACTGCAAAATGCTTCTGAATCAAAACATGTGAGACATGTAACATTTACCATAAGACATTCTCTGGATGAGTCCAGTGATATTTCAGAAAGGAACATAGACAGTGAGAGACAAGTTTAA